CCAGCATAGGAGGAGCATTAGATAACCAATGATGACGCGAGGGTCATCGTTCCTAGCCACGCTTCTGAGAAGATGAGACGCAACCGTTTGAATACTTGTAACCACTTCTTCGCCACTGGCCTCATCTCCCTCGGTGACCTCCATAGCCAGATGCTTCGTCGTGGGGTTTTCATGGACCAGATGAAGCATGAGCACAGCGGCGAACCAGTACCTATACGGATCTGCCGTGACCTGTTCTGGCACAGGCTGAAGCAACGTTGTGAAGATGTTGGTAAGCTCATCGGCCTGCATCTTGTGGCCTTGGATCGCTCTAGTGAGGAAATGCTTGCGAATCTCTTCATGGTTGTTGAAGTAGGCCTTGAGACAGTTGCAAGCTGCCATGCGCAAGTCAAACTCCATTAGCGAGTTGACGGCCAAGATGAGGTCAAGCAGACCGTCAATAACGTAAACCTTTGGCACCCCGTTGGAGTGAGGACCTTGGCCGTTCATTGCTGGGTTGGCAAGCGGAGAGGGAACCTCCTGTCCGGCGAACCTCTCCTGTAGCCTTGCATTACCACGTATCATGTCTGCACAAGCCGCGAGCGCTTCCGCCCTTATGGGAAGGTCAACGCCATAAGTGAATCCCAGCTGGAGAGTATTTTCCAGCACACGATCGTTCAAAAATGCGATCTGGTTCGCAGGGGTTCCGGCCGCGCCAGGGACCAAAAACAGACGTATCAGCGCAAGCAAAGCATATATGTTCCTGTTGCGTTGTTCCTCGGCCCACTGCGCAACTTCCTCCCCGTCTGTGCTGCCCTTGTAGGCACTTCTTAATAGGTGCGCAAGCCGTGCGATGAATCCCATTTCCCTGACATTGGACTGATTGGACGCGTTGAGACGAAGCAGGTTCGCCAACAAGATCAAGCaatcctccaccacccttgCGCCCTCGACGAGACCTCCTTCATTGGTGATAATCTCGAATATGCGCTCGAAGCCCTTTTCGAATGCCACCAGCTTCTGGATATCCACGGACTCGGCAGTGAGGTCGATCAGCAGACTGATGGCCGCATCCCGGACGGCTTCTCGCCTGTCGTCGAGCACGGCAACCAGCCTAGGGATGCCCAGGGGCGCAACGAGGACGCATTCTTCGGTTCTCTCTGTCCGGGCAAAGTGTATGTGGGAGAGCAGCTGAAGTGAGTAGAGGCGCGAGTAAAAGTCGGTCGTGTCGAGCAGATCGAGCAGCAGCGTGATGTTCTCCTGGCGCTGGGTGAACTCGTCGGCGAGCCAGAGCGCAATCTCCTCTGAAGCTTCGGGGCTGTCTTCGTTGGGGCTGAAGAGCATCAGCAGGGTCTCGAGGACGACCTTGACCGTATCGACATCCTCGCCATCCCTGCTCAGACTCCCGATGAGACTTCGTAGAGCGCCAGAGGCTACTGAGGCCGGGTACTGCTTGGAGAAGCTGCGCAGACCGAGGATGGCGGCGCGGCGGTCTTCGAGGAGGGTCGCGGTGTTGAGACGGCCGCTGAGGACGGCAATGGTTTCGCTCACCGACTGCTTGGCCGGCGCCGCCGTAATGGTCGAGAACATGTTCGAGGATAGAGGTAGTGGACTAGTTTGGATGCCATGGAGGGAGGGACTGGAGGATCATGGCGTACGGCGGGGTGCGCGCATGCTCGAGGGTTAAGAGGTGTCGGATCACCACCTCTTGCGTCGTCGGGGTGTCAGTCaggggtaggtacctgtgtGGTCCCGCTATAGCGAGCGTAGTGGTACTTGCACCTGTAGCTTAgtgtatacctacctagcacTCTGAGGTTCCGTTGGATCTTGGATGTACCCGGACAAAACGATTGGAAAATGGAAGGGCCCGCCTTGTTACAACCACCCGACTCGCTGCACACAAACGAAGCCAGgaagtaggtatgtacctagttGCTTCCATGTGGCTAGTAGGTATACAACCAACGGAGGCCAACGGAATGAAACTAGGGGACAGGTGGTCCTTTCATACGAAAAGTCCAGCCCGCGCAACAATTGGCAATCATCAAGGCATGGTAAGTACCTTAGATACCTACACCtctaggtagtagtatttatcATTTCATACCTTGGTTAGGGTCGTTTCGGGACTCATGGAAAGTACTATGATAGGTATATAATCGTGCAGTTCCATGTAATGCTATGTATAGGTAGTCTTTCGGATAAGTAAATGTCGGGTGTGTGTACCTCTACGGTTCCTGCGCCTCAATCATACCGTGCTCTGTTAGCCCGCACAACTGTTGATCATAGAGCGTCATGTGATGTTTCGATAAGCCGATAACAGGCTGCTGTGGCGTTGTCATTGGTCTTATCAGTGCTTATCGTCCCTTGCCGCATGGTCTTGGCACTCGTTGAACCCTTGAATTCTTTCGCATGTCAGAGCTCGGCGTTCTGTTCCGGTCTCGTCCTTCTCTCCCCAGTTCATCCCACTGCCACTCCATCACCACTTCTGCAATCGCTCACGTCTTATCCAACGGGCATTGCTGCAAGGACCGCTTTGCTGTGTCAATTTAGCCCGGATTCATTGAATTGGGCTTTCGACAAGGCGTGTCCTCAATCTTGCTGCGCCGTTTCCACAGTGCACTTTGAGGTGAACCTTGGTGGCTCTATCTGCGGTCACCTTGCGCGTGTTGTGCATCAGCATCTTTTGTTGCCCATACATCCGATCCCTTCGACCGACCTTATACCTCAGTCTGCTTCCATCAACATTCCTTTATTCGCTTTCCGTCGGTGCGAATTGAAGAACCCACTACGTTCACTTTCCGAACCACCCATCTCGTTCAGCGACTACCCCCGATCTTTCTCGCGACAACTACCTACTACATTTTATAGCCAACCACATTTTAACTACCGTCCCTACAAGTGCTATTCGTGTGACCACTCGATCGCCTTTGCAAGATGGGTATTCCGGCGGCTTTCAGGTGGCTGTCCACCAAGTATCCCAAGATCATCTCGCCCGTCATCGAGGATCAGCCGATTACTATGCCCGATGGCACCGTCATTCCTGTTGACGCGACCAAGCCAAATCCCAATGGCGAGGAGTTTGACAACCTGTATCTCGACATGAACGGCATCGTCCATCCTTGCTCTCACCCCGAGGACCGCCCCGCGCccaaggacgaggaagagatgATGGTCGAGGTTTTCAAGTACACCGATCGCGTCGTCAACATGGTTCGCCCGCGGAAGCTTCTCATGATTGCTGTTGGTGCGTATCTCTCTTTCGCACCATCTCTGTCGCCCTACTTTGATTTAAGAAACGGGACTAACATAATTTCACCACAGACGGCGTTGCCCCCAGAGCCAAAATGAACCAGCAACGGTCCAGACGATTTCGCGCTGCCCGGGAAGCcatggaaaaggaggaagacaaGCAAAAGTTCGTCGAGCTGCTCAAGAAACAGAACGGCAAGCCCCAAGAGGAAGAACCCGTAGAGGTCGTCGTCAAGAAGGCTTTCGATTCCAACTCCATCACTCCTGGTACGCCCTTCATGGACATCCTGGCTGCCAGTCTCAGGTATTGGTGTTCCTATAAGCTCAATACCGATCCTGCCTGGGCCAACATCAAGGTCATTATCTCTGACGCCACCGTTCCGGGTGAGGGTGAACATAAGATCATGGAATTCGTCCGCTCCCAGCGTGGTTCCCCCAACCATGACCCCAATACTCGGCATGTCATTTACGGACTCGACGCCGACCTTATCATGCTTGGCTTAGCCACGCACGAGCCCCATTTCCGTGTTCTGCGTGAAGACGTCTTTGCCCAAGACAGCAGGCCGAGACTGTGCAAGATTTGCGGTCAAAAGGGACATGACGCCATGAACTGCAAGGGCGAggcaaaggagaagaatgGCGAGTTCGACGAGAAGGACGCAGTCGTGCCTCTCAAGCCCTTTATCTGGCTCCACGTTTCCATTCTCCGTGAGTACCTTGCCATTGAACTTGACGTTCCTGGCCTTCCCTTCCAGTTCAACTTGGAAAGGGCCATCGACGATTGGGTTTTCATGTGCTTCTTTGTCGGAAACGATTTCTTGCCTCACTTGCCTGCATTGGAGATCAGGGAGAACGGAATTGATACCCTAACGGCCATCTGGAAAGATAACTTGCCCGTAATGGGCGGATATTTGACCAAAGATGGCCATGCGGACCTTGAACGTGTCCAGTACATCATGGCCGGCTTGGCCAAGCAGGAAGATGCCATTTTcaggaggagaaaggaaaccGAAGACCGACGAGAGGCCGGTTTCAAGAGGCGCAAGCTTGCCGATGAGGCCCGACAAAGGAGAGCCCAAGGCAGTAGGCAAATACGTCAGGCGGCTGAGAATAGTGGTCCGCCAGCTGGATTTTCCTTTCACAAGATTAACGAATTTCCGGGCAAGGCTCCGCAACCATCAATCACTCATGACATGGTGGTGAACCGCCAGGCGGTTGACCAGGCCAATGTTGCCAACAAGAGTGCCGCTAGCGTGCTCAAGGATCAGATCAAGAGCATGATGGCGCAAGGAACGAGCACTCCAGAGAACGGTGCTGAGTCCACTGAGACTCCTGCTGAAACTGCTGCGGCCGCCCCGGCCACCGAAGAGCAAGCTGCTCCCCCAGCAGCCCTGGGTAAAAGGAAGGCTGAGCTTATCGAAGATGCTGTCGCTGGTCCCGAGGCCAGCAGTACCGAGGTGACCGAGATCAGCGAGAGTGATGCTGAGCCTACCGATTCGGTCAGGCTGTGGGAAGAGGGCTATGCGGACCGGTACTATGAGCAGAAGTTCAAGGTTGACCGTAAAGACATTGATTTCCGTCACAAGGTTGGCCGTGCGTATGCCGAAGGTCTTGCGTGGGTTCTGGAGTATTATTTCCAGGGCTGCCCCTCATGGGAGTGGTTCTACCCCTACCATTACGCGCCGTTCGCTGCGGACTTTGTTGATCTTGGCAAGATGGAGATCAAGTTTGAGAAGGGCAGAATTTCGCGGCCATTTGAGCAACTGATGAGCGTCCTTCCGGCCGCGTCTCGTCATGCCATCCCTGAGGTGTTCCACTCCTTAATGTTAGAGGAGACCAGTGAGATCCGCCATTTCTACCCCGATGACTTCGAGATTGATCTCAACGGCAAAAAGATGGCTTGGCAGGGTGTCGCCCTCCTTCCCTTCATCGACATGCCTCGTCTATTGGCTGCCATGGAGACCAAAAGTCATCTCTTGAGCCCAGAAGATCACCTCCGGAATGCACCGGGCAAGGATTATCTACTTCTATCTGATTCTCACCCAACACTGTACGATCACATCACGAGCCAGTTCTACTCCAAGAAGCAGGGTACGACCAAGTTCGAGCTGGATCCCACAAAGAGTGCTGGCCTCTCAGGCTTAGTCGAGAAGATTGATGGCTACGTGCCTCACGGCTCGCTGGTCTACCCGTTGAGCAGAAACTCAATGCCCGATGTGGATTACGATCGGTCACTCATGGTTCACTACTTCTTCCCTGATTGCTCTCATACGCACAAGTCGATGCTCCTAAGGGGAGTGCAGATGCCAACACCCGCTTTGACCCGAAGCGATATCGACATCCTGAAGGGCAAGGCATCGCGCTCAGGAAGAAGCTACGGCGGCGTACCGCTGAGCAACAAGAACTACAGTGGAAGGAACGAGCCCATCAATTACGGACCTGGCGGTGGTCAGCAGGGAGGACGCGGCCGCGGCGGTTaccaaggtggtggaggacgcGGTGGAGGTAGGGGAGGATATGGAGGAAACGGCGGCGGCTACCAAGCtaatggtggtggttatTACAACGGTGGTaacaacggcggcggcggtggcggatACGGCGGTCAACCACGGGACTCGTATGGCCCTCCTCCCGGCTGGcagcctcctccgccccctGGACTTGCTGGATTTGGGGTtggacctcctccgcctccgcccgGTGCCGCGTATGGCGGTGCTCCCGGTGGCGCTGGTTACGGCGGTTACGGCAGCAGTCGCGGAGGGTATCAAGACAACAGATACGCActcccgcctcctccgccgcaaGCGTATCAGGCACAGGGGCAGCAGTACGGCCAGGGCGGGAGCCGCGGCGGCTACCAAGGCCAGGGTAACCAATACAGAGGACCACCGCGTCAGGATCGCGGATATGACAACCGCGGAGGTTACCGCGGCGGTGGATATCGTGGCGGCGGTGACAACCGGGGGTATAGGTAAAATCTTTACCTTAAAACAGTGCTGGGGACTAGCGGAGAAAAGAGGAGTATAGTAGGAAAATGTCAAAGCGGAGTTGGTTAAGGACAGTGTTTTCGATGTTATTTTCTTATCTTGTTTGTATAAATGGGTTTTCATCTCGAGCTGGTTATTGGTCTCAATGTCCAAATCAAGAGTTGGTCATATGCACTTCAAAACTTGTACATCATTTCTGGTAGTATATAAGAACAAGGGCTGTAAGGGCCCATAGCGATGACCAATTCCTATGAGATGTTTCGGTGTTTATATATGTATGTCACTGTGTGTTTGTCCGGGGCACACACACAAGCCTTCCGGGCTCGTTTACCTACTACCCATTGCATGTGAGCTTGTGAGAGTACATACCTGGTAAGGAAGGTAGAGGTggttttatctttttttttttttttttttttttttttttttttttttgtggttATGGGAAATGAAAAGGTGGGATGTGTCGAGATCTTGGTGGCCGTCATGTCTTTTGTGCCCCTACGGTTCTCATCACATGTTAAAATTCAGACTACACGTGTACATAATCTGGCTTGATATAGGCCGGATAGGTATATGTACACTATATATCGATGTGTGGTGGAAGAAGTGGAGGGTTTTACACAAGAGTATTCACGGAGATTCCTTGCGGCGAAATGAAAAAAAGTCCCGAGACTTGGCTTCTAAACTATTTTACTTGGCAATTTGTGGTcaggaggggaggagggtaagTAAGGGTTGGATATGTCGTGGCAGAGTGTTAGGCAGATTAATATTGGCTCTGTATTATGCAACGAAATTATAGATATCTTTCAAAAcatcttttcttgttttcttgTTGTCTTCTGCCCTTGGTTTAGTCTGAGGAGTGAGTCTTGGCAGGCTCCGGTGATCAGAGATGATATGATACGATgatgggagaaggaggtgaaggTGAGCCTTATGGATGCCCAAGAATAGCCAAAAGAGGCAGGGGCAATGATTGTAATCATACGGTATATGTATGGAGTGTAGGTACGCTAATGTaaagctacctctagctgcTGGATAAGCATTGGGATTTGGAGAGGCGTATGGTAGTGTATTGTGGGTTGTGTGCACTCAATATATGTGTCAACGGTATGCGGGCACTGTTGTAGATTCAGGAACCAGATGCAGGAACCGAGTCGGAGAGTCAAAGAAAGTCGGACGGCCCGGGAGAAGGGAAGCATCATGTCTTTGTTTAGCTCGGACTCGGAATTCAAGAGATGTGACTGATGGGGTCACTAGATCAACACGACTTTGTTTGCCTCGGTgatgtctgtctgtctgtctgtctgtcatctcctttttcttttccctatcTTTCTTTGATGAACGAATGGATAATGTTCCTGGCACGGCGGGATAGACTAGACTAGTCTTCCGTAGTAATGTACATAGCTCATCCATGGTCCCATGTCCATGCGGGTTGCCGTTCGGCTGATGATTTCGTGCAGTGCAGCAGGAAAACGTCTCTACCGTACTGATGCAAGTTGCAACATGCAACCTAGTCCACATCTTCAATTGTCTATATGATGACCTAGACCAGAAAAGCCCGATGCAAAGAATGGACAAACATAAGGAACGAAAACTGACGTGGATCTCGGTGTGTGTCCCACTTGTTCAGGGGTTTGGGGACCCCATGCCGAAGGGAAGGCTCCATAGTAAGGTAGTGTACAGTCgggtagaggaggaaagCCCCAGGGAACCCCACCCCCGATTTTGGTCGGCCCACTTTGCATGTGTATCCAGTTACAAGTAGAGActcacgcacacacacacacacacacacagcaCTCAATTGCACGGCTGCCGTCCATGCTCTCTGAAGGGCGGgcaggaagaaaggaaagccCAAAGTCGAAGATCACCACACGGTGTGTATTCGAGTTGGAGTAAAAGTCTCGAGTATCCGCATCAGGCAGCTTCCCATCTGGCCAATCAGAGGAGCCCGGCAGCTAAATGGATGAGAGTGCCAGGAGTCCATTCAgtgcctccacctccaccgccctcgctcgtctcgtctcgtctcTCTCGCTTCGCTTGTCCCACGTTGTTCCCGTTGCCGCTGCCCGTAAGGTTCCAGTTGCGTTGGGCCAGTACGTAGCGGAAAAGTAGGTAGTAGCCAAAGaacggccaccaccacctacctacccacgaCACACCCATCACCACGAACCAACCCACGGCCGCCGCGTCTTATCACGCACCCGTCGCCGCCGACACTACcacccgacgacgacgacaacgacgacgacgacgacgacgtcaaAACACCCACTCCAGGGCCACGCCGATaacacacactctctcttTCCGTTCCGACCGCCCCTTTCCGCCCGAGAGTGAGGCTGGTTGCGACAGGggataggtagtagtagataCCTCCACTCACATCGGGGTACTTCTACTACCGAACAGCAACAGCTTCCCGTTGTGCCAAGAAGCCCGTACTGCGCAGCTCGGGCAGTCCTGGcagtcgacaacaacaccggtATCGCAGAACCCCATCATGAGAAGACACCGGTCCGCCCCTCTCTTTGCTTGCGCTCCCGCCCTCTTCACAGCACAATGAACGGCGACACGGGCCTGGTCGGTGGCCTGGTCGAGAGGCTCGCAACCAGGGTACGTTTCCCTTGCCATGACAGACATGCCATGACAGACATACCATGACAAGCCAACAATTGCTGACCGAAACCCCCCGCTGCCGTGCCGTTATGTAGCTGCCTCATCGCACCGGTGCTCCCGCCCAGGATCTCTACCACGAcgacatcatctccatcaccCGCTCCACCCTCATCAGGGTCAGCGCCGGCTCCGTCAACCTCGTCCTCGACGcccttcttggtcttctcGAGGACCTTGCTCGCCCCTACCGGTCCATCTTTAACCATCCGCCTCTTGTCCTTTTGTCCGAAATCTATGCTCTCGAATTGATCGCCGACTGTTGCGCCAGCCATTGGGGCCCCTCCCACACAGAAAATGGCCTCGGAGATAGCTATGCGCTCTCTTCTGCGCAGCGTGCTGCCTTGCCTCCCCCCAAGCCCCTAGACGACGTCCTGGTCCGCCGCACCTTTGAGGTCATCAAGCTACTGTTCGATCCCTATCCCGATGGCTATACATTACCCGCCAAGACGCTCCTTGACGAGACCACCGCCAAACCGGCTGCCGTCCGTCTCCCTG
The Neurospora crassa OR74A linkage group II, whole genome shotgun sequence DNA segment above includes these coding regions:
- a CDS encoding 5'-3' exoribonuclease 2, with translation MGIPAAFRWLSTKYPKIISPVIEDQPITMPDGTVIPVDATKPNPNGEEFDNLYLDMNGIVHPCSHPEDRPAPKDEEEMMVEVFKYTDRVVNMVRPRKLLMIAVDGVAPRAKMNQQRSRRFRAAREAMEKEEDKQKFVELLKKQNGKPQEEEPVEVVVKKAFDSNSITPGTPFMDILAASLRYWCSYKLNTDPAWANIKVIISDATVPGEGEHKIMEFVRSQRGSPNHDPNTRHVIYGLDADLIMLGLATHEPHFRVLREDVFAQDSRPRLCKICGQKGHDAMNCKGEAKEKNGEFDEKDAVVPLKPFIWLHVSILREYLAIELDVPGLPFQFNLERAIDDWVFMCFFVGNDFLPHLPALEIRENGIDTLTAIWKDNLPVMGGYLTKDGHADLERVQYIMAGLAKQEDAIFRRRKETEDRREAGFKRRKLADEARQRRAQGSRQIRQAAENSGPPAGFSFHKINEFPGKAPQPSITHDMVVNRQAVDQANVANKSAASVLKDQIKSMMAQGTSTPENGAESTETPAETAAAAPATEEQAAPPAALGKRKAELIEDAVAGPEASSTEVTEISESDAEPTDSVRLWEEGYADRYYEQKFKVDRKDIDFRHKVGRAYAEGLAWVLEYYFQGCPSWEWFYPYHYAPFAADFVDLGKMEIKFEKGRISRPFEQLMSVLPAASRHAIPEVFHSLMLEETSEIRHFYPDDFEIDLNGKKMAWQGVALLPFIDMPRLLAAMETKSHLLSPEDHLRNAPGKDYLLLSDSHPTLYDHITSQFYSKKQGTTKFELDPTKSAGLSGLVEKIDGYVPHGSLVYPLSRNSMPDVDYDRSLMVHYFFPDCSHTHKSMLLRGVQMPTPALTRSDIDILKGKASRSGRSYGGVPLSNKNYSGRNEPINYGPGGGQQGGRGRGGYQGGGGRGGGRGGYGGNGGGYQANGGGYYNGGNNGGGGGGYGGQPRDSYGPPPGWQPPPPPGLAGFGVGPPPPPPGAAYGGAPGGAGYGGYGSSRGGYQDNRYALPPPPPQAYQAQGQQYGQGGSRGGYQGQGNQYRGPPRQDRGYDNRGGYRGGGYRGGGDNRGYR